Proteins from one Cryptomeria japonica chromosome 4, Sugi_1.0, whole genome shotgun sequence genomic window:
- the LOC131074139 gene encoding disease resistance response protein 206-like, with protein MAIKAGRVLNLCLVWLLMCASLQKSADCQGWNKMLLPQPCRNLVLYFHDIIYNGKNADNATSALIAAPQGANLTILTEHNHFGDLAVFDDPITLDNNLYSPPVGRAQGFYLYDMKNFFSAWLGFTFVLNSTDYKGTITFAGADPALKQRDVSVVGGTDDFLMARGIATLSTVSVEGDVYFRLRVNITLYECY; from the coding sequence ATGGCGATTAAGGCTGGTAGAGTTCTGAATTTGTGTCTAGTGTGGCTTCTAATGTGTGCCTCTTTGCAGAAAAGTGCAGATTGCCAAGGCTGGAACAAAATGCTGCTTCCACAGCCATGTAGGAATTTGGTGTTGTATTTTCATGATATAATCTACAATGGTAAAAATGCTGACAATGCAACATCAGCGTTGATAGCAGCGCCTCAAGGGGCTAACCTCACCATTTTGACTGAGCATAATCATTTTGGAGATTTGGCTGTGTTTGATGACCCAATTACGCTAGACAATAATCTTTACTCTCCACCCGTTGGAAGAGCACAGGGATTTTATCTGTATGACATGAAGAATTTCTTCAGCGCATGGCTTGGTTTCACATTTGTGTTGAATAGCACAGATTATAAGGGTACGATCACATTCGCTGGAGCAGATCCAGCTCTTAAGCAGAGAGATGTATCTGTTGTTGGAGGGACAGATGATTTTTTAATGGCGAGAGGAATTGCAACTCTTTCTACTGTGTCCGTTGAGGGAGACGTCTATTTCCGCCTTCGAGTGAATATCACCCTCTACGAATGTTATTGA